A genomic segment from Sulfitobacter mediterraneus encodes:
- a CDS encoding tripartite tricarboxylate transporter permease: MENLLAGAEMLARWDVLVALLVGSIGGVIIGAIPGVGPAVAIAILLPATFSLDPIVGLTMLLGIYGSSMYGGAIPAILINTPGTAVNALTSYDGYPMTQAGEGHRALSLAYSASFWGGIFGIGCLILLSPVLAMIAPMFGSREIFLAAFLGVLLVILAHRGQIFAAGFLAMFGIFLQTVGLDAVTYTQRYTFGFSFLSSGINLIVVVLGLFALSQAFFLLTAPDSSPDAKPVTGKLTAGFKELLKHKRVATVSSSFGVLLGMIPGTGEFTAQFMSYTYAQKTSAKPDGFGKGSPEGLIASEAANNAVPAAAMIPLLALGIPGEALTAMMLSVFYIHNVIPGPQLFQNQIDLVYGLYFALILLNVIVMVFLLFSTNLLTKIIRVPTRFLGVVILILSFVGVYSLRNSLTDCMISAGFGVLGLILKRLNLPIVPIILGMVLGGIMEVKLRSALPRLKTPLDMIDRPISFILFVIIVLVIALHIRTLVKEFRAHQPEEDHDMHDSQTR; encoded by the coding sequence GACCTTCTCACTTGATCCGATTGTCGGGCTGACCATGCTGCTGGGTATCTACGGTTCGTCGATGTACGGCGGCGCAATCCCGGCGATTTTAATCAACACGCCAGGCACGGCGGTGAATGCGCTGACCTCTTATGATGGCTATCCAATGACGCAGGCGGGCGAGGGCCACCGCGCCCTGTCATTGGCCTATAGCGCCTCGTTCTGGGGGGGTATTTTTGGCATAGGGTGTTTGATCCTGCTGTCTCCAGTGCTTGCCATGATCGCCCCGATGTTCGGCTCGCGCGAGATATTTCTCGCGGCCTTTCTGGGTGTTTTGCTGGTGATCCTGGCCCATCGCGGACAGATCTTTGCCGCCGGTTTTCTGGCCATGTTCGGCATCTTCTTACAGACCGTGGGTTTGGACGCTGTGACCTATACCCAGCGCTACACATTTGGCTTTTCATTCCTCAGTTCGGGTATCAATCTGATCGTTGTGGTTCTGGGTCTCTTTGCCCTGAGCCAGGCGTTTTTCCTTCTGACGGCACCAGACAGCAGCCCGGATGCAAAACCGGTGACAGGTAAACTGACTGCTGGATTCAAGGAGTTGTTGAAACACAAACGGGTCGCGACGGTCTCCTCCAGCTTTGGGGTGCTTTTGGGAATGATCCCCGGAACGGGTGAGTTTACCGCCCAATTCATGAGCTACACATACGCGCAAAAAACCTCTGCCAAGCCCGATGGTTTTGGCAAAGGATCCCCCGAAGGATTGATTGCGTCAGAGGCGGCCAACAACGCCGTGCCCGCCGCCGCGATGATCCCGCTTCTGGCGCTGGGCATCCCTGGTGAGGCGCTGACCGCGATGATGCTATCGGTGTTCTATATTCACAATGTCATCCCCGGACCGCAACTTTTCCAGAACCAGATTGATCTGGTTTACGGGCTCTATTTCGCGCTGATCCTGCTCAATGTGATCGTGATGGTGTTCTTGCTGTTCTCGACCAATCTGCTCACCAAGATCATTCGCGTGCCAACCCGGTTTTTGGGGGTGGTGATCCTGATCCTGTCCTTTGTGGGGGTCTATTCACTGCGCAATTCGCTGACCGATTGTATGATTTCGGCGGGGTTTGGCGTGCTTGGCCTGATCCTGAAGCGGCTGAACCTGCCAATTGTCCCGATCATTCTGGGAATGGTTCTGGGCGGCATCATGGAGGTCAAGCTGCGCTCGGCCCTGCCGCGCCTCAAGACGCCGCTGGATATGATCGACCGGCCCATTTCCTTTATCCTCTTCGTGATCATCGTATTGGTGATCGCATTGCACATCCGCACGCTGGTCAAAGAGTTTCGCGCCCATCAGCCCGAAGAGGACCACGACATGCACGACAGTCAAACACGGTAG
- a CDS encoding aldehyde dehydrogenase, with protein sequence MDQNSINALRDQPVPVFHHLIEGKHVPASDGGLMDVLSPLNGQVLTQVANGTAADMNAAIASARAAFEDGHWAGQAPAARKKVLMKWADLIDAHALELAVLGVRDNGTEISMARKAEPGSAAATIRYYAEALDKIYGEIATTSSDVLGLIHKEPVGVVGAIIPWNFPMMIGAWKLGPALAMGNSVVLKPSETASLSLMRMADLALEAGLPPGVLNAVTGAGAVVGEALGLSMDVDALVFTGSGATGRRLMEYAARSNMKRVYLELGGKSPNIIFADAPNLDEAAKVAAAGIFRNAGQVCVAGSRLLVESSIHDDFVAAVARATGAMKVGDPLDLSTNIGAVNSERQLQQNLDFLRKAEQEGGDIVRGGGRILQETGGYFMDPAIVTGVAPDATLAQEEVFGPVLAVTPFEGEDAALRMANGTVYGLAGAVWTSNLSRAHRMVRAVRTGVMHVNTYGGADGTVPLGGVGQSGNGSDKSLHAIEKYINLKTAWIKL encoded by the coding sequence ATGGATCAAAACAGCATCAATGCATTGCGGGATCAGCCCGTTCCGGTGTTCCACCACTTGATCGAAGGCAAGCACGTGCCAGCCTCGGATGGCGGGCTGATGGATGTTCTGTCGCCGCTCAATGGGCAGGTGTTGACGCAGGTCGCCAATGGCACCGCGGCAGACATGAACGCGGCCATCGCATCGGCCCGTGCGGCATTTGAGGATGGCCACTGGGCCGGACAAGCGCCCGCAGCCCGCAAGAAAGTCCTGATGAAATGGGCCGATCTGATCGACGCCCATGCGCTTGAACTCGCCGTGCTGGGCGTGCGCGACAATGGCACCGAGATCAGCATGGCCCGAAAAGCCGAGCCGGGATCAGCCGCCGCCACGATCCGCTATTACGCCGAGGCGCTCGACAAGATCTATGGTGAGATTGCGACGACATCATCCGATGTTCTGGGCCTGATCCACAAAGAACCGGTGGGCGTGGTCGGCGCGATCATTCCGTGGAACTTTCCGATGATGATTGGCGCTTGGAAGTTGGGGCCGGCGCTGGCGATGGGCAATTCGGTGGTTCTGAAGCCCTCCGAGACCGCATCGCTATCGCTGATGCGGATGGCCGATCTGGCGCTTGAGGCCGGATTGCCGCCCGGTGTTCTGAACGCGGTCACGGGTGCGGGCGCGGTGGTGGGCGAGGCACTGGGCCTGTCGATGGATGTGGATGCCCTGGTGTTCACAGGATCGGGCGCAACGGGACGCCGCCTGATGGAATATGCAGCAAGGTCCAATATGAAGCGGGTCTATCTTGAGCTGGGCGGCAAATCTCCCAACATCATCTTTGCCGATGCCCCAAATCTGGATGAGGCGGCTAAAGTTGCTGCTGCCGGTATCTTTCGAAACGCCGGTCAGGTCTGTGTCGCGGGATCGCGTCTTTTGGTCGAGTCATCCATCCACGATGATTTTGTCGCCGCCGTTGCCCGGGCCACAGGGGCAATGAAGGTTGGTGACCCACTTGATCTGTCCACCAACATCGGCGCGGTGAATTCGGAGCGGCAGTTGCAACAAAATCTGGATTTTCTGCGCAAGGCGGAGCAGGAAGGCGGCGACATTGTCAGGGGTGGCGGTCGCATCCTGCAAGAGACCGGCGGCTATTTCATGGACCCCGCCATTGTGACAGGCGTGGCGCCCGATGCGACGCTGGCGCAAGAGGAGGTGTTCGGACCGGTCTTGGCGGTCACCCCGTTCGAAGGTGAGGACGCCGCGTTGCGGATGGCCAATGGCACGGTCTACGGGTTGGCGGGTGCGGTCTGGACTTCAAATCTCAGCCGCGCCCACCGCATGGTCCGTGCTGTACGCACCGGGGTGATGCATGTGAACACCTATGGCGGTGCTGATGGCACTGTGCCGCTGGGCGGTGTGGGGCAATCCGGTAATGGGTCGGACAAATCACTCCATGCGATTGAGAAATACATCAATCTGAAGACCGCTTGGATCAAACTCTGA
- a CDS encoding Tm-1-like ATP-binding domain-containing protein produces the protein MTEKTILVIGTYDTKDDELGFLADVIRAQGGRVLTMDVSVLGDPSKPCDYSKHDVAQEGGSTIAEAIASGDENHAMQIMAAGASMLVTRLYAQRTFDGMIVLGGTMGTDLALDVCTALPLGVPKYIVSTVSFSPLIPAERLAADTQMILWAGGLYGLNSVCKASLSQAAGAVLGATRAVQMPDPDKPMIGMTSLGTSALKYVIPLKPALEERGYEVAVFHATGMGGRAFESLAGQGAFVCVFDFCTQELGNHIHGSNISAGADRLTNAGLNGTPQIVAPGCYDLVDIVGWQPLPDKWSDHPSHEHNRLLTSVVLNEAERIAVAQAHCTQLASAKAPVEVLLPELGLGEWDREGADLHDAPGLAAFLSALESGLPSQAKAHRLDCHINDAAFADKALEILDSWRAKGLV, from the coding sequence ATGACAGAGAAAACCATTCTGGTGATCGGCACTTATGACACCAAAGACGATGAACTGGGATTTCTGGCGGACGTGATCCGAGCGCAGGGCGGGCGCGTTCTGACGATGGATGTCTCCGTTTTGGGCGATCCCTCAAAGCCTTGCGATTACTCCAAACACGACGTCGCCCAAGAGGGCGGCAGCACCATCGCAGAGGCGATTGCATCGGGCGATGAAAACCATGCCATGCAGATCATGGCCGCAGGTGCGTCCATGCTGGTAACGCGGCTTTATGCGCAGCGGACCTTTGACGGGATGATCGTGCTTGGCGGCACGATGGGTACGGATCTGGCGCTGGATGTGTGTACGGCCTTGCCGCTTGGTGTGCCGAAATACATTGTCTCTACCGTGTCTTTCTCGCCGCTGATCCCGGCAGAACGGTTGGCGGCAGACACGCAGATGATCCTTTGGGCTGGCGGGCTGTATGGCCTCAATTCGGTTTGCAAAGCCTCGCTCAGTCAGGCGGCAGGTGCGGTGCTGGGCGCGACGCGGGCGGTGCAAATGCCTGATCCGGACAAGCCGATGATCGGCATGACCTCGCTTGGCACCTCGGCGCTCAAGTATGTGATCCCGCTCAAGCCTGCTTTGGAAGAACGCGGATATGAGGTGGCCGTGTTCCACGCCACGGGGATGGGAGGACGTGCTTTTGAAAGCCTTGCAGGGCAGGGGGCGTTTGTCTGTGTCTTTGACTTTTGCACGCAGGAACTGGGCAACCATATTCACGGCTCAAACATCTCGGCGGGGGCGGACCGGCTGACCAACGCGGGCTTAAACGGCACTCCGCAGATCGTTGCGCCGGGCTGTTACGATCTTGTGGATATTGTCGGCTGGCAACCCCTGCCGGACAAATGGTCCGATCACCCCAGTCACGAACACAACCGGCTTTTGACCTCTGTGGTCTTGAATGAGGCAGAGCGGATTGCGGTGGCGCAAGCCCATTGTACTCAATTGGCTTCGGCCAAAGCTCCGGTTGAGGTTCTGCTGCCAGAGCTTGGCTTGGGTGAATGGGATCGCGAAGGCGCAGATCTGCATGACGCGCCGGGTTTGGCCGCGTTTCTGTCGGCGCTGGAAAGCGGCCTGCCGTCACAGGCCAAAGCGCATCGCCTTGATTGCCACATCAATGACGCGGCATTTGCGGACAAGGCGTTGGAGATCCTGGACAGTTGGCGGGCCAAAGGGCTAGTTTGA
- the hpaR gene encoding homoprotocatechuate degradation operon regulator HpaR, translating to MTNPLPSTSRSLPIALIRAREGVMAPIREMLAETGITEQQWRVLRVLAEHGSLDTSTLADRASLLFPSLTRIATTLRNKGLITQTRDEVDRRRQLIAITEAGQKIIDDRADQAAQIVANFKATLGSDNYETLLDLLAQLDPGSSN from the coding sequence ATGACCAACCCGCTGCCTTCGACGTCCCGCTCCCTGCCCATTGCGTTGATCCGCGCCCGCGAGGGGGTCATGGCACCAATCCGCGAAATGCTGGCAGAGACCGGGATCACCGAACAGCAATGGCGGGTCTTGCGGGTGCTGGCCGAGCACGGATCGCTTGACACATCCACTTTGGCAGATCGGGCCAGCCTGCTGTTTCCCAGTCTCACCCGCATCGCCACAACGCTGCGCAACAAGGGGCTGATCACACAGACCCGCGACGAGGTCGACCGGCGGCGGCAATTGATCGCAATCACCGAAGCGGGGCAAAAAATCATTGACGACCGCGCCGATCAGGCCGCGCAGATCGTGGCGAATTTCAAGGCCACATTGGGCAGTGACAACTATGAAACCCTGCTGGACCTACTGGCGCAGCTTGATCCGGGATCTTCAAACTAG
- a CDS encoding 5-carboxymethyl-2-hydroxymuconate isomerase: protein MPHFHIDYSANLEEVLDIAQLCEVIRATAAGIETFPMAGIRVRALQADHVAMADGDARHGYIDLSVRLREGRSDAVKRDAIETIFAALKDFAAPAMASHSIALSAEIRDIDGDLSPKFGNIRDHLEDNA from the coding sequence GTGCCGCACTTCCACATCGACTATTCCGCCAACCTCGAAGAGGTTCTGGACATCGCGCAGCTGTGCGAGGTGATCCGCGCAACGGCTGCAGGGATTGAGACCTTTCCCATGGCCGGTATCCGTGTGCGTGCCCTGCAGGCGGACCATGTGGCGATGGCGGATGGGGATGCCAGACACGGCTACATTGATCTGTCGGTGCGCCTCCGCGAAGGGCGCAGTGACGCGGTAAAGCGCGATGCGATTGAAACGATCTTTGCGGCGCTCAAGGATTTTGCAGCGCCGGCCATGGCCAGCCATTCCATCGCGCTTTCTGCGGAAATTCGCGATATTGACGGTGATCTATCCCCAAAATTCGGCAACATCCGCGACCATCTGGAGGACAATGCATGA
- the hpaE gene encoding 5-carboxymethyl-2-hydroxymuconate semialdehyde dehydrogenase, translating into MSVLEDNIAKLDGYLQRFRENGIANRIAGQDSIGSAGVFQTLSPVDKSVICDVAEGSAEDIDRAAKAAAEAFPAWRDMPALERKRILIRVAEGIEARAEEIALCECWDTGQAFKFMSKAALRGAENFRYFADQVVQARDGQLLQSPTLMNVTTRKPIGPVGVITPWNTPFMLSTWKIAPALAAGCTVVHKPAEASPLTARLLVEIAEDAGLPLGVLNTVNGFGETAGKALCEHPDIKAIAFVGESRTGSMIIRQGAETLKRNHLELGGKNPVIVFEDADLERALDAVIFMIYSINGERCTSSSRLLVQDSIRTEFEAKLVERVNNIKVGHPLDPKTEIGPLISREHFEKVTSYFDIAAQDGATTAAGGAALGDEGYFVKPTLFTNARNDMRIAQEEIFGPVLTSIPFETEEDALRLANDTAYGLTGYLWTNDLTRALRFTDALEAGMIWVNSENVRHLPTPFGGVKASGIGRDGGDWSFDFYMEQKHIGFATGAHKITRLGAL; encoded by the coding sequence ATGAGCGTGCTTGAAGACAATATCGCGAAGTTGGACGGATATTTGCAGCGGTTCCGAGAGAACGGGATCGCCAACCGGATTGCGGGACAAGACAGCATCGGCAGCGCGGGTGTGTTCCAAACCCTGTCGCCGGTCGATAAATCCGTGATATGCGATGTGGCAGAGGGCAGCGCCGAGGACATTGACCGCGCCGCCAAAGCCGCCGCTGAAGCCTTTCCGGCATGGCGTGATATGCCCGCGCTCGAGCGTAAGCGCATCCTGATCCGCGTGGCCGAGGGGATCGAAGCCCGCGCCGAAGAGATTGCCTTATGCGAATGCTGGGACACCGGGCAGGCGTTCAAGTTCATGTCCAAAGCCGCGCTGCGCGGTGCGGAAAATTTCCGTTATTTCGCTGATCAGGTGGTGCAGGCGCGGGACGGTCAGTTGCTGCAATCGCCGACCTTGATGAATGTCACAACGCGCAAACCCATTGGCCCTGTTGGCGTGATCACCCCTTGGAACACGCCCTTCATGTTGTCCACCTGGAAGATCGCGCCGGCGCTGGCCGCAGGATGCACAGTGGTTCACAAACCTGCCGAGGCCTCCCCTCTGACTGCGCGTTTGCTGGTCGAGATCGCCGAAGATGCGGGCCTGCCACTGGGGGTGTTGAACACCGTCAACGGTTTTGGCGAAACCGCTGGCAAGGCGCTGTGTGAACATCCCGATATCAAGGCCATCGCCTTTGTCGGAGAAAGCCGCACCGGATCGATGATCATCAGGCAGGGGGCAGAGACCCTTAAACGCAACCACCTTGAGCTGGGCGGCAAGAACCCGGTGATTGTCTTTGAAGATGCGGATCTGGAACGCGCTTTGGATGCGGTGATCTTTATGATCTATTCGATCAACGGCGAGCGGTGCACCTCATCTTCGCGGCTGTTGGTCCAGGACAGCATTCGCACTGAATTCGAGGCCAAGCTGGTTGAACGGGTGAACAACATCAAGGTGGGACACCCCCTTGATCCCAAAACGGAAATCGGCCCGCTGATCAGTCGCGAACACTTTGAAAAAGTCACCAGCTATTTCGACATTGCCGCCCAAGATGGCGCGACAACGGCGGCAGGAGGCGCGGCCCTCGGGGACGAAGGGTATTTTGTCAAGCCGACCCTCTTTACCAACGCGCGAAACGACATGCGCATCGCCCAGGAAGAGATTTTTGGCCCGGTCTTGACCTCCATCCCTTTTGAGACCGAGGAAGACGCTTTGCGCCTTGCCAACGACACGGCCTATGGGCTGACCGGCTACCTTTGGACGAATGACCTGACGCGGGCCCTGCGTTTTACCGACGCGCTGGAGGCGGGAATGATCTGGGTGAATTCGGAGAATGTCCGCCACTTGCCCACACCCTTTGGCGGGGTCAAGGCCAGCGGTATTGGCCGGGACGGCGGCGATTGGTCCTTTGATTTCTACATGGAGCAAAAACACATTGGTTTCGCCACCGGAGCGCATAAAATCACCCGCCTTGGCGCGTTGTAA
- the hpaD gene encoding 3,4-dihydroxyphenylacetate 2,3-dioxygenase — protein MPVPAPNLYPDFNTIRLSHLCLNVKDLAASKAFYTDTLGLQVTDEDASHIYLRAMEERGHHCIILQKSDQPGTVEVMGFKTFDEDDLDKAEAYFNAKGRPTSWVERPYQGRTLLTSDNMGIPLEFYHKMDRLAPIHQKYALYRGVKPLRIDHFNCFSHDVDASVAFYSDFGFRVTEYTEDEDSKRLWAAWMHRKGGVHDMAFTNGTGPRMHHVAFWVPTPMNIIDLLDLMATTGYVDNIERGPGRHGISNAFFLYVLDPDGHRIEIYCSDYQTVDPDLEPIKWDLQDPQRQTLWGAAAPESWFKHGSSFVGVDTKESDIGASPIIAP, from the coding sequence ATGCCTGTACCTGCCCCGAACCTTTACCCTGATTTCAACACGATCCGGCTGTCTCATCTCTGTTTGAACGTTAAAGACCTCGCGGCATCCAAGGCGTTCTACACCGATACGCTTGGCCTTCAGGTCACCGATGAGGATGCCAGCCATATTTACCTGCGTGCGATGGAGGAACGGGGGCACCACTGCATCATCCTGCAAAAATCCGACCAACCCGGCACGGTTGAGGTGATGGGTTTCAAGACCTTTGACGAGGATGATCTGGACAAGGCCGAAGCCTATTTCAACGCCAAGGGTCGCCCGACATCATGGGTGGAACGGCCCTATCAGGGACGCACTTTGCTGACCTCGGACAACATGGGCATACCGCTTGAGTTCTATCACAAGATGGACCGCCTTGCGCCGATCCATCAGAAATATGCGCTCTATCGCGGGGTCAAACCCTTGCGGATCGACCATTTCAATTGCTTTTCTCATGACGTAGATGCCTCTGTTGCCTTCTATAGTGACTTTGGTTTTCGCGTGACGGAATACACCGAAGACGAAGACAGCAAGCGGCTTTGGGCGGCATGGATGCACCGCAAGGGCGGTGTGCATGACATGGCGTTTACCAATGGCACGGGGCCGCGCATGCATCATGTGGCATTCTGGGTGCCGACCCCGATGAATATCATCGACCTGCTCGATCTGATGGCCACCACCGGATATGTGGACAACATCGAACGCGGACCGGGGCGGCATGGCATTTCAAACGCCTTTTTCCTTTATGTGCTGGACCCTGACGGCCACCGGATCGAGATCTATTGCTCGGATTATCAGACCGTTGATCCGGATCTGGAGCCGATCAAATGGGATCTGCAAGACCCGCAGCGCCAAACCCTTTGGGGGGCGGCAGCGCCCGAAAGCTGGTTTAAGCATGGCAGCAGTTTTGTGGGTGTGGACACCAAGGAGTCCGATATTGGGGCCAGCCCGATCATCGCACCCTGA
- a CDS encoding pyridoxal phosphate-dependent decarboxylase family protein, with translation MDWDEFAHWGKHISDWSADYHKTLRDRPVRAQTAFGETAAQLPQAPPDGAEAMDRIMADFEQIVMPGITHWQHPRFFAYFPANAAPPSMLAEMLVTTIASQCMLWQTSPAATEVETVMVQWLRQALGLSEGFTGVIQDSASSATLSAVLTMRERATGYTGNRDGIAGKGHLRIYCSDQVHSSIDRACWVSGIGQANLVKIPATGPRHGMDAAALQAAITADRAAGHTPAGIIAITGGTGIGACDTLGPILEIARTEDLYTHLDAAWAGAAMICPELQAEFWADVNGFDSIVFNPHKWLGAQFDCSVQFLRDAQPQLNTLKIEPEYLKTTGESVTNYSEWTIPLGRRFRALKIWFLIRSYGLDGLRSRIRNHILWAGEVCEAIRKLDGFEIVTEPILSLFSFRCPGSDEDQQHLVDALNDDGRIYVTQGSFQGRKIIRFQVGQFDTTRADVMMAETVIRDIWGKMQ, from the coding sequence ATGGATTGGGATGAATTCGCCCATTGGGGCAAGCATATTTCTGACTGGTCAGCAGACTATCACAAAACCCTGCGGGACCGCCCCGTGCGGGCGCAAACCGCTTTTGGCGAGACCGCCGCGCAATTACCACAAGCGCCGCCGGATGGCGCCGAAGCCATGGACCGTATCATGGCGGATTTTGAGCAGATCGTCATGCCGGGGATCACCCATTGGCAGCACCCACGTTTTTTCGCCTATTTCCCTGCCAATGCCGCGCCGCCCTCGATGCTGGCGGAAATGCTGGTCACCACCATCGCCTCGCAATGTATGCTTTGGCAGACCTCCCCCGCCGCGACCGAGGTTGAAACCGTCATGGTGCAATGGCTGCGTCAGGCGCTTGGGTTGTCCGAAGGTTTTACCGGTGTGATCCAAGACAGCGCGTCTTCGGCAACGCTTTCGGCGGTGCTGACGATGCGGGAACGGGCCACGGGATACACCGGCAACCGTGATGGCATCGCGGGCAAGGGGCACCTGCGGATATATTGCTCTGATCAGGTACATTCCTCGATTGATCGCGCCTGTTGGGTGTCGGGCATCGGGCAGGCCAATCTGGTCAAGATCCCGGCCACCGGCCCGCGCCACGGAATGGATGCCGCCGCCTTGCAAGCGGCCATCACCGCGGACCGCGCCGCGGGCCATACCCCTGCTGGCATAATCGCGATCACCGGTGGCACCGGCATCGGCGCTTGTGATACCCTTGGCCCCATTCTGGAGATCGCCAGAACCGAAGATCTTTACACCCATCTGGATGCAGCATGGGCCGGTGCAGCGATGATTTGCCCCGAATTGCAGGCGGAGTTCTGGGCCGATGTGAATGGCTTTGATAGCATCGTGTTTAATCCGCACAAATGGCTGGGCGCACAGTTTGACTGTTCAGTGCAATTCTTGCGCGACGCACAACCGCAACTGAATACGCTGAAGATCGAGCCTGAATATCTCAAGACCACGGGCGAAAGCGTGACCAACTATTCCGAATGGACCATCCCGCTCGGCCGCCGGTTTCGGGCGCTCAAGATATGGTTCTTGATCCGGTCTTACGGGTTGGACGGGCTGCGCAGCCGCATTCGCAATCACATCCTTTGGGCGGGCGAGGTCTGCGAGGCGATCCGAAAACTGGACGGGTTCGAGATCGTGACGGAACCGATCCTGAGCCTGTTTTCTTTCCGCTGTCCGGGGTCGGATGAAGATCAGCAACACCTTGTTGACGCGCTGAATGACGATGGCCGGATCTATGTCACGCAAGGCAGCTTTCAGGGGCGCAAGATCATCCGCTTTCAAGTCGGACAATTCGACACAACCCGCGCAGATGTGATGATGGCGGAAACGGTGATCCGTGACATCTGGGGGAAGATGCAATGA
- a CDS encoding fumarylacetoacetate hydrolase family protein, with the protein MRFATYTADGEMHYGAAVEGGMIPLGDAFPQWASLLDVVKAGGLKDLEDAAQGQSPKHQVFQYEMVLPDAPRILCVGVNFPDRNAEYKDGSEQPKFMSLFPRFASGFTGHDRPLIRPPESHMLDYEGEVAIVIGKAGRRIAQRDAYDHIAALTLCNEGTIRDWVRHAKFNVTQGKNWDRSGAIGPWLVPFRDASQLDDARIITRVNGEVRQDDVLSRMMHPIRREIEYISTFMTLQPGDIIVTGTPTGSGARLDPPQYLSPGDVVEVEVNGIGTLRNTVEDEAT; encoded by the coding sequence ATGAGGTTTGCGACATACACTGCCGATGGGGAGATGCACTATGGCGCCGCGGTTGAAGGGGGGATGATCCCGCTGGGCGATGCCTTTCCGCAATGGGCCAGCCTTTTGGACGTGGTTAAGGCCGGTGGGCTGAAGGATCTGGAGGACGCCGCACAGGGGCAAAGCCCGAAACATCAGGTATTCCAATATGAAATGGTTCTGCCGGATGCGCCGCGCATTCTCTGCGTTGGGGTGAACTTCCCCGACCGCAATGCTGAATACAAGGACGGCAGCGAACAGCCAAAATTCATGTCGCTGTTTCCGCGTTTTGCCAGTGGCTTTACCGGCCATGATCGCCCGCTGATCCGCCCGCCCGAAAGTCACATGCTGGACTACGAGGGCGAGGTTGCGATTGTGATCGGCAAAGCGGGCCGCCGGATTGCCCAAAGGGATGCCTATGATCATATTGCCGCGCTGACCTTGTGTAATGAAGGGACAATCCGCGATTGGGTGCGTCACGCGAAATTCAATGTGACGCAAGGCAAGAACTGGGATCGCTCCGGGGCGATTGGCCCGTGGCTTGTGCCTTTCCGCGATGCATCGCAGTTGGACGATGCGCGGATTATTACACGCGTGAATGGCGAGGTCCGGCAGGATGATGTGTTGTCCCGCATGATGCACCCCATCCGCCGCGAGATCGAATATATCTCGACCTTCATGACCCTGCAGCCCGGCGATATTATCGTCACCGGCACACCCACAGGCTCCGGCGCGCGGCTTGATCCGCCGCAGTACCTCTCACCGGGTGATGTGGTTGAGGTGGAGGTGAACGGCATCGGCACCCTGCGCAATACCGTCGAGGATGAAGCGACATGA
- the hpaH gene encoding 2-oxo-hept-4-ene-1,7-dioate hydratase, which translates to MTPQDHQIAAADLLNAEATGKQIGLLTKRHPEMGMDDAYAIQNAIYHAKLDQGRRVTGWKIGLTSKAMQNALNIDIPDSGILFDDMMFETGAMIPKGRFIQPRIEAEIAFVLKAPLAGADVTRQAVLAATDYVAPSIEILDTRIIRADPETGQSRKIFDTISDNAANAGVVLGAERHAVDAFDLRWVGAITSRNGEVEETGLGAGVLNDPVESVVWLARRMAQYGQSIEPGQVILSGSFIRPVECPSGTRIAADFGAFGRVDLAFE; encoded by the coding sequence ATGACCCCGCAAGACCACCAGATCGCCGCTGCCGATCTTTTGAACGCCGAAGCGACCGGCAAGCAGATTGGCCTGCTCACCAAACGCCACCCCGAAATGGGGATGGATGATGCCTATGCAATCCAGAACGCCATCTACCACGCCAAGCTGGATCAAGGGCGCAGGGTCACGGGCTGGAAAATCGGATTGACGTCCAAGGCAATGCAAAATGCGTTGAACATCGACATCCCGGACAGTGGTATCCTGTTTGACGACATGATGTTTGAAACCGGCGCGATGATCCCCAAAGGCCGCTTTATCCAGCCTCGGATCGAGGCCGAGATTGCCTTTGTCCTCAAGGCGCCCTTGGCCGGCGCGGATGTGACGCGGCAGGCTGTTCTGGCCGCAACCGACTACGTCGCGCCGTCGATTGAAATTCTGGACACACGGATCATTCGCGCCGATCCTGAAACCGGCCAAAGCCGCAAGATCTTTGACACGATCAGCGACAATGCCGCCAATGCGGGCGTGGTGCTGGGGGCAGAGCGTCACGCGGTGGATGCCTTCGATCTGCGCTGGGTCGGCGCGATTACCAGTCGCAATGGCGAGGTCGAAGAAACCGGCCTTGGCGCGGGGGTCTTGAACGATCCGGTCGAAAGCGTCGTCTGGCTGGCGCGCCGCATGGCGCAATACGGGCAAAGCATCGAACCGGGGCAGGTCATCCTGTCGGGCAGTTTCATCCGCCCGGTGGAATGCCCCAGCGGCACAAGGATCGCTGCCGATTTTGGTGCCTTTGGGAGGGTGGATCTGGCGTTCGAATAG